The DNA sequence GGGCTGTTTGCCTCAAAGCGAGGCACCATGTGCTATAGTCATTGCACATGAGCCCCACAGCAGGGCAAAGAGCACCCGCCATGGTTGTTTCAGTTTGGGGAAATGGTGTGGAAAGGAAGGCTGTCGCCTCTCATCCCTCTGTGCTACTCCCCTGAGCTTATTTGGGCTCCAGAGTGCTTGGGAACTTTAGATCCCCAATATTATGTATGAATCTCAACTCGATTCATGTTATATATTTCATCTGGTTTGGCCTGACACAAGTTTAGAATGTTGTATTTTCTaggatctccccccaccctttaacTTTCCAAACAAGCAAAACTAAAATCCTTTCTGCAGCATATTACATGCAgctacctcccctcccctccctgcccaaATTAGGTTGGTCAGAGACCTTGGGTAAATTCTTATTTCTCATGATGGTGAACTACTGCCACCTAGTGATTAAGCAAAGAATAGTATGGTTCTAGACtgattactctcagcattccacagttaaggatacatcagtctccaattttgacatatttatttccttcaatatgttttcccccagaattaaacccaaacaaatgataacctaagcttattattcctgtttgatcctGGAGTCTCTTAAATGTCTTAATTATGctgtgtgctaatttgctgcccaCCCTTTGTCTATCTttctggtaatttccatttctttgtatctaaagaagtgtgcatgcacacaaaaccttatacTTTGCATGAAGCTTTGTTTGGTCTTCAACATGCTACTGGGCTGAATCTTTATTCATTACCATTTTCAGAACTGAAGGTCAGCTTTAATACTTGTTCTTCCCTCTTTCAGCAATTATGTCAGAACTCAGATAATCTTGCCTAtcaagaaggaagcaaacaagggTATCCTTACCCTGCAGTCCTCTGATTAAATTTGTGATTTAAAAGCTGGCCCTTGACTGATTCATCAAATGAAGCTTTTGTTTATTGTGTTATGGACTAACTGGGAAAACTAGTAACTCAACTAAGATCTCATTTCTGTGTAATTTAAAAGACTCATTTCAAATAAGAGAGGGGAACCACAGTGGCTGAACTTGGAGACCCAGAACTGTAGCTAGGAGGACCGTGGGTTTCAAAGAACCTTACATTTCACTCACTTCTTTTTGGTCTTTTCTAGAGTTTGATGGAGAATCGGGCGGATGACAGCAGGAACTGTTGTGATCACTGGCGGAATACTAGCAACAGTTATCTTGCTGTGTATTATTGCTGTTCTCTGTTATTGTAGGTTACAGGTAAGGGATTCTTCTGCCAAGGgactgtttccttctccctcagaGGGCAGCTGCAGTTCTCGCTGATCCCAGTGGTATCCTTTTAATGGGAGGTCCTTAGCCAAAAGAGACCAAACAATGAAAAGATGGGTGGAGAGACCCCTAACAAGAAGTCCTGCCGATTCATTTGCCTTAGAAGTCTGACTGTATAAAAAGAGCAGGACCAATTTCTCGCTggtgttgctccacccccaagcttctgttttccccagtgcaagtgattgatttcccaccagttgtgcccagggccttttttttttttttggcggaaaaagcccagcaggagctcatttgcatattaggccacaccctctgacactgagccagccggaactgtgttcctgtgcgttcttgctcaaaaaagccctggttgttccgCAGGCAAGTCTAGTCAACAGGACCTGGAGCAGCCCTACAGTATGTGTCATGTAGTTAGGCTATAACACTAGCCAGCCTTACAAGGTAGTTGCAAAATTACTGGTGTAATGAATAACATTATTGTAGATGAAGCTCTGTGGGCACTCTAAACTCCAAAAAGGTGTTGCCAGGGCTGCTTCCTTTTATTTCTACATAAGGAAAACTTGGGGATGTGTAACATGAGGGTGGCCATCAATGATGGTTTGATGTTACTTACTGAGGGAACCCAGAAGAGATGTCATGCCTCTCTAAAAATTCTAAAGTAACACCATGGAGTTTCCagggattcctagagaggactgatgttAACTGGTGAGTTTTTCCTGCAGTGTGGGTGGGGAACTGGGGaaattccctcccttcttctagTGAAGATCTAGCACTGGATCCAAAACCAAAATTATTGTATTCCTAAAATGCACATTTTTGCTGACTGCAGATCCTTTTGCTCTTGCTTTAGTATTATTGCTGCAAGAAAGATGATTctgatgaagaggaagaggaggaggaagaggaggaagaggaggctgaCTTGCCCCCTCACTCCCACTATGCCATGTGCAACGCTTGCAACTCTCGTATCATGGACGGGCACGGCAACTTCTCCTTTCCACCCCATGAGCTTAACAAGCAGGGCCATCGGAACTATTGCCCAACCTGTTCCCCCTACAGCTCTCCCTTTTACATACGGACCGCTGATATGGTGCGCAATGGAGGCGAGAGGATCACCTACACACCCACGTGCTGCAAGGAAATGGGGCTGCCCATCAAAATGGCGACCCTCCAGAGTTACCCGGTGACCCATCACTGTATCATCCACGAGACCTTTCCAAACccgagggcttttagtacagaagTATGATCACTGTTTCTCACAGGGTGCTTCCGTGGGATCCCCTCGAGGTGACGGGGATTTTCAGTTTTGTGGGTTTGCGATGGAAACCTTCCAACGAAAATGAAATGTGAGTCTGAGACCTGACATTGCTCCTGTTGAGGAAGGTTCTTcctgaaggaaaagaaaggaacttGGTAACCAGAAGGCTGAACTTGGTTGTTTTGGAGTTGGCAACCGCTGTTGCTGTATCCACTTAAGGGTCTTGTCTAAGGAGGGCTATGTACAGTACAAGCTGACTTGTATTTAAAGACTCTTGCAAACTAGCTCCCCTTCCCCAGCATCTTTGGTGTCTACACTTGGCAAACCCTTCTCGTCACTCTCTCCAAAGCAATACCCACTGACCTCCCATGACGGGTAATGTGAGTTCACACTAAAGTCGGTCAACACACAGTCTCTTGGGACCTGCTATTCTTGGTGATGATGATGGCGTTTGCCAGAAGAATGGCGAAAGCCCTGCTAAACTCACTTCTAGCACTTTTATTCATTGGAAAGTGGacggagggtgggtgggggaacaGGAAGGGAATGGTCCTGTAGTATAAGAATTGCAATGGAATACTCTCATCTGTTTTAGAATGTAAAATAGGGCAGCCATTCTCTGCTTATTCCACACACGTGCACACTGGCATGCACTTGCGAGCACACACGCAAATGAAGATATGCAAAAGTTAAAGGCCAGGGGAGAAAAGCTGGGAGATGAGGGACTAGTGGTGTGACAAGCTGGTTCTGAACAGTGACGGCTCttccaatgcaaaaaaaaaaaccaatcttCCTTAAGAACAAAGTCTTGCAATCTTCCTTAAGAACAAAGAATCTTAAAATATAAAAACTGCACCACAACAAAGAGCTGGAGTTTTATGGGGTTTCTTCCCCCGTCTCCCTTTCCGTCCTGTTCAAAGGCTGCCAAATGATATTACTTCTAAAGAAACTGAGCAAGATGCTCCTATAACCGacttttaatttgcaaggctttATTTGGAAGGTTTTGCATGGTAAAGAATGCCTGAGCAGAAGGGAGTCTTTGTAACGAAATACTGAGTTTGACTGGTTTATTCATTTGTAAGATACTTATTGGCAGTTTTTAAATGAAGAATTCGGGATCGGGAGTGTACTGTAGTGCTTTATGAATTTGGTACGACTTGCAACTTCACCCTTTGCTCATGGCAGGTACTGTACCTTGTATTGGAATAGTTACTGGTGTGATCCTTCAAGGAGTGGGCAAAAGGTCTTTCCATACTAGCTTTGCCCAGAAGGTCTCTCTTTGCCAAATCATCCAGCCAATTTTGGCCTATCTAGTTAAGTAAGCACAAACGGTCCACTTTCCCATTGGATTGGACCTCTTCCTAAATACAAAATGTTACTGATATACCGATTTATATTAATGGGATTCGTTCCTGAGAAAACACGTTATAATCTCAATCTGGTCACAGATCCCAAATAGATTCAGCACACTGGGCAGCCATGGAAATCAGTATTTaattctccccgcccccactccAACCCTATTAATTTGAATGGCATTTTAAATTTACTAGAGCTACAATTCTGTGAAGAGTAGCTATGTAAAAATCTCTCTAGACAAACAGTGTATCAGTTGGCAGAATGTCCTGGATTGTCAGTGCCAtcctaaggtagggttgccagcctccagttggggcctggagatctcctgcttttaagaagaagaagaagaagatattggatttatatcccgccctccactccgaagagtctcagagcggctcacaatctcctttaccttcctcccccacaacagacaccctgtgaggtgggtggggctggagagggctctcacagcagctgccctttcaaggacaatctctgccagagctatggctgacccaaggccatgctagcaggtgcaagtggaggagtggggaatcaaacccggttcttccagttaagagtccgcacacttaaccactacaccaaactgattttcAGCaccctggcagagatcagctcccctggagaaaatggctgctttgaagggtggactgtatggcattgtaccatgctgagaccccccctcctccctaaacctcaccctttcctggctccacccctcaaagtctccagatattttccaacacagacctggcaaccctatcctaagAAGAGTTAAATCATTCTGAGCACATTCACTTTAGTggccttagaaggatgtaactcagcTTAGGATGGTGCTGTGTACCCCTTCCAACTGCTAGTGGAAGATTTCAGGAATATttagagttgtcaacctccagatggtgtttggtgatttcctggaattacaactgatctccaggcgacagagatcaggtcacctggagaaaatggccaccttggaaggtgaactctgtggcattgtaccccattgaagtccctcccttcttcaAGCTCCacatccaaaatctccagatgtttcccaactCACAGCTATCAAGCTTAGGAACATTCCACCATGAAACACAAACTTTCTGGCTTATATAGAACCAGCGATggatcttttttttggggggggggggggcagatggggcacttgccctgggcactgccagagtgggggcgccaaattgggcatgaagtccattttattctatgagcccataagatagaataggcccataagggggtgtcattttttaaattttggcatccctcaaaaacatgtagatctggtcctgtatAGAACTAACAATTGAGGGAAAAGGCTAGACCACAAATAAATGCTGTCGCACAGAAAGATGCCTTGATCACAGAAAACCTGTTGCATAggtgtggcattttttttttaattagtagaGCATTCCATTATACAATCCTCTATGTGCAGTCTGAAATCCAGGAGCTGTCTTCAAGCTGTTGGCCTGGTGAACCACTGCTAGTTGTGTGATAATCCTTGTATGTGAATGAAATCTAAGGACTTCCTTATGAGATCTGAGACCTTTTGCACTCCTGTGAGCGAATATACAAGAATTCACAGTTCTTTTCTGTAGCATCTTGTGGTTTCCTAGCTGGGCCTACAAGTCTTTTGAAAAGTGTGGGAATGCAAGATGGCCAGACATGTAATTTGTCTCTGCTTCATGGCTGCTGTTATCCTTACCAAGGCTAACTTGTGTTGTTATAtaacgggggtggccaaacttgctttacgtaAGAGTCACatcaaataaacatcagatgtctgagaactgcAGGAcgcaaatgtcagatgtttgaaagccacagggagggagggagggagggaggaaggcagacaggtaaatagattgggggggggggaggaggtgggaaaagaaagctattttaactttaaatgcattctccaagcttccagctgacttggcttggagaaattatttaaagagagaaatatcttCTCCAAGATGGTTGATGGTGTGGTGGggactctgagagccacacaatacgtgtgaaagagccaggtgtggctctcaagatgcagtttggccacccgttatATATCCTTCCTGCCCTGGCCTAGCAGCAGGGCACTGGGTAGGTAGCATCCTGCTTTTCTTTCTGAATTTGTCTCCATTTGAATGTGGGCCTCCCTTCTCTCAGTGACATTGCTGCCTGGAGGAGAGGAGCAGAAAGGGCAGAGGAGGTTGTTTTTGTCTTTTGTGAGACAGCTGGTGGACATGTAACAAGTCCCCCCTTGTAATTCCTGGCTGAGTTGTCTTGGAACTGGCTGATGGAAGGAAGAGATTGTGTATACCTTATTTGGAAAGACAGAATATCTTGAATGGGCTCTACCTTGGTCTTTGCAAAATATAAGTGAGCACTATGCACAAGTATTATTCagcatgtaagctttcatgtactagaagcacacttcatcagacaaaagtatggaatagcaagcagtcctaaatatagacaaagtgggcagtgagttagtatgcagaattaaaagagtctagggttgccaagtcctcttcaagtcccagtgggggacttttgcgTGTGCGCTGAagtgacgtcacccggaagtgatgtaatcaaaATGGCTGCGTGCATGTGGACTGCTCTAGGTGTTTATTATACCATAGagctttacctcccaaatggctaaaagCATCCGGGAAATCCATAGAAtttccctggaaacgcctagagtgcccccgcatgcgtgccaccatttttatgacatcacttccgggtgacatcatcgcaccggtgaTGCAGGGGGAGTTTCCTCCTGATGTgagctggcgggttgggaacctcccaggcggagGATTCCCcatctggaccaggggcttggcagccctaaaagagtcacaagttggggtctggtgtttgttaatttatgttaactgggctgaaacaattAAGTTGGAACAGAAGATTGATGTTCCATTCCGTACTTTTCTcaaagtgtgcttctagcacacaaaagcttacattccaaataaaactttgttggtcttaaaggtgcaaattgactcttgctttgttctactgcttgagaccaacatggctgcccacctggatctatgcacAAGTATGACAGGTTCTTGCTAATGTAATAGAAAAGGGAGCGGATAGCAATTTATCTGACCACGCCTGGGAATGCAATATGAATCTGATGCATAGGTCTATCTGCTGAGAATTCCATACAGCTCAAGAATATGGCAGGTATTCCTTGTAACATTTTGTGACTTGGTGAACTGGAAGCTGGAGGCAGAAAGGCCAGGTGTGGCCCATTGAGGACAATCAGTTGGAGCTCCCTCCCCTTTACTGCTACTCTGGGGACAACCTATATATAAGGTAAGGAATTTAATGACCATGGAATTTGGTGATAATTTTCTTTAGCTCACcgtcttcccttccccctccccaaagtggCCTTCCTGTACAACTAGTTGCTGACCAGGGATATAGGGAATCAGCAAACTTATTGGAGAAGAATGGCAATTTGCAATATCAGCGAGACTGGCAGAACATATAGGTAACTATTATTAATGTAAGCCTGAGGGTATGCAGGCAGGTATAGGAGTGGTGGGAGTAGACTATAGTTCAATATAGAGCCCTCTTGGTTTTTAATTGCATATTGTCTGAAGGTTTCATGAGAGCAAAAAAGAAAGTACTTTCTTGCTAAGTGTTCCTTTGTAATGTTGAGGCATCTGCTCAAAAGAAATGTGTTGATTTTGCAAACCCAAAAGGTCTATGGACATAAGATCTGTTGGGTTTCCTATACCAAACTAACTTGGGCCATTCTTTATGATTTACAAGCCATCTGAGAACTCTTAGCAGTTCCTGTGTACACTGATTCTGCCCAACATAAATTCCCACGCTGCGTTGCTTTTAAGCGTTTTCCTTGTTCATGTCTGGAGGTATAACTAATAGGTACATGTGAAGGGGTAAAGAGAACCACACTGATTCagatgccctgttgttggcccctttGAATgattgttcatttaaaaaaaactctgcCACATTACTAGAATAGTAACCTACTTTCTATATTTTAAATGGGGTTGCCAACTActggttggaaaatacttggagattaggggagggcagaatttggggaaagaaggaagctcTGCATGATATAATGCttcagagtccatccttcaaagcagacattttatcCAGATGAACGAATCTCCagtgtctggagatcagttgtaattcctggaggttGGGAATGTTGCAACATTCTGCATTCAGGAAACTTCTTTCTAGTACATTTTCATGTTTTCCTGCTTCCAAGGAACTCAAAGCAGGCACCCCTCTTCATTCATTC is a window from the Heteronotia binoei isolate CCM8104 ecotype False Entrance Well chromosome 2, APGP_CSIRO_Hbin_v1, whole genome shotgun sequence genome containing:
- the LOC132567693 gene encoding protein FAM163A-like; translation: MTAGTVVITGGILATVILLCIIAVLCYCRLQYYCCKKDDSDEEEEEEEEEEEEADLPPHSHYAMCNACNSRIMDGHGNFSFPPHELNKQGHRNYCPTCSPYSSPFYIRTADMVRNGGERITYTPTCCKEMGLPIKMATLQSYPVTHHCIIHETFPNPRAFSTEV